The Flavobacterium sp. 123 genome contains a region encoding:
- a CDS encoding aspartate kinase produces MRVFKFGGASVKDAEGIKNVYDVLQKVGYEDVLLVVSAMGKTTNALELVIKNYFEKSAELNSSVQEVKKYHNQILLDLFEDDKNAVFGAVNSQFSDLEYFLAHNKSPNYNFVYDQIVSYGELISTTVLSHYMNYMGINTQWLDVRNFVKTNANYRDAEVDWELTQKNIAKNVKRKILNITQGFLGSDENNFTTTLGREGSDYTAAIFAYCLNAESVTIWKDVPGVMNADPRYFENASLLNQISYREAIELAFYGATVIHPKTLQPLQKKEIPLYVKSFINPLLKGTSVSKGVDLEPYLPCFIVKRNQLLISLSSIDFSFIMEENISEIFALFHQFKIKVNLIQNSAISFSVCVEDKFENFNELNAILSKKFKVEFDENVTLYTIRHFNDQAAQTVENNKVVLLKQVSRETMQVVTKE; encoded by the coding sequence ATGAGAGTATTCAAATTTGGTGGTGCTTCTGTAAAAGATGCCGAAGGAATTAAAAACGTATATGACGTTTTGCAAAAAGTAGGTTACGAAGATGTATTATTAGTTGTTTCAGCAATGGGAAAAACTACAAATGCACTTGAATTAGTAATAAAGAACTATTTCGAAAAATCAGCTGAATTAAATTCATCTGTTCAAGAAGTAAAAAAATACCACAATCAGATTTTGTTGGATTTATTCGAAGACGACAAAAATGCTGTTTTTGGAGCTGTGAATTCTCAGTTTTCGGACTTAGAATATTTTTTAGCACACAACAAATCACCAAATTATAATTTTGTTTACGACCAAATTGTAAGCTATGGTGAACTTATTTCTACTACTGTTTTGAGCCATTATATGAACTATATGGGAATCAATACGCAGTGGTTAGACGTACGTAATTTTGTAAAAACAAATGCTAACTACAGAGATGCCGAAGTAGATTGGGAATTGACACAAAAAAATATTGCGAAAAACGTAAAACGTAAAATATTAAATATCACACAAGGATTTTTAGGTTCTGACGAAAACAACTTTACTACAACTTTAGGTCGTGAAGGTTCGGATTATACAGCGGCAATTTTTGCATATTGCTTAAATGCCGAAAGTGTAACCATCTGGAAAGACGTTCCTGGAGTTATGAATGCGGATCCTCGTTATTTTGAAAATGCGAGCTTATTGAATCAAATCTCTTATCGTGAAGCAATTGAATTAGCTTTTTATGGCGCAACGGTTATCCACCCAAAAACGTTGCAACCGTTGCAGAAAAAGGAAATTCCTTTGTACGTAAAATCATTTATCAATCCACTATTAAAAGGAACAAGCGTTTCAAAAGGAGTTGATTTAGAACCATACTTGCCTTGTTTTATTGTAAAAAGAAACCAATTATTGATTTCACTTTCTTCTATAGATTTTTCATTTATTATGGAAGAAAACATCAGCGAAATTTTTGCTTTGTTTCACCAATTCAAAATCAAAGTAAACTTAATTCAGAATTCTGCAATTAGTTTTTCTGTTTGTGTGGAAGATAAATTTGAAAATTTCAATGAATTAAATGCAATTCTTTCTAAGAAATTCAAAGTTGAGTTTGATGAAAATGTAACTTTATATACCATTCGTCACTTTAATGATCAAGCGGCACAAACTGTTGAAAACAATAAAGTAGTTTTATTAAAACAAGTAAGCCGTGAAACCATGCAAGTGGTAACCAAAGAATAG
- a CDS encoding GNAT family N-acetyltransferase, whose protein sequence is MNIRKGNPEDMKAVLGLIQELAEFEKEPNAVLITVDDLIRDGFSETPLFHVFVAELDSEIVGIALYYYRYSTWKGKTIHLEDLVVKEKMRGTGLGYALYSEIIKQGQKDNVRRIEWNVLDWNTPAVEFYEKSGAKVLDDWRVVQMDQEAINYFVDNKLK, encoded by the coding sequence ATGAATATCAGAAAAGGAAATCCTGAAGACATGAAAGCCGTTTTAGGACTCATTCAGGAGCTGGCAGAATTTGAAAAAGAACCAAATGCTGTGCTTATAACTGTTGATGATTTAATTCGCGATGGTTTTAGCGAAACGCCTTTATTTCATGTTTTTGTAGCAGAATTAGATTCTGAAATTGTGGGAATAGCATTGTATTATTATCGTTATTCAACTTGGAAAGGAAAGACAATCCATTTAGAAGATTTAGTTGTAAAAGAAAAAATGCGCGGAACAGGTCTAGGATATGCCTTGTATTCTGAAATTATAAAACAAGGACAAAAAGATAATGTACGAAGAATTGAATGGAATGTCCTAGATTGGAATACGCCTGCAGTTGAATTTTACGAAAAATCAGGAGCAAAAGTTCTTGACGATTGGAGAGTTGTACAAATGGACCAAGAAGCAATTAATTATTTCGTTGACAATAAGTTAAAATAA
- a CDS encoding glycosyltransferase — protein MTSSENTNKTILIAPLNWGLGHATRCIPVIKALQENNYIPIIASDGIALALLKKEFPYIKTLKLPSYQIEYAKNGKNFKWKLIKNSPKMIRAIWEEKRLIKKWVKKHAIDGIISDNRLGVFSKKVPSVFVTHQLNVMTGNTTWITSKLHQNIIKKYTECWVPDVATLPNLTGELGHLKKDSLNLKYIGPLSRMHKKETPKQYDLMIILSGPEPQRGLLEDKLKTEVVHYTGKVVFIKGIIQKEQTKEQIGNVTYYNFMNTRQLEQTFNESETVLCRSGYTTIMDLAKLEKKAFFIPTPGQYEQEYLAIKLANEGLVPYATQEEFKMEDVSKINTYKGLLAIDNTIVWSDLLKVFE, from the coding sequence ATGACTTCTTCGGAAAATACCAATAAAACAATTTTGATTGCTCCACTAAATTGGGGATTAGGACACGCAACTCGTTGTATTCCTGTCATTAAAGCTTTACAAGAAAACAATTATATCCCAATAATTGCTTCCGATGGCATTGCATTAGCCCTTTTAAAAAAAGAATTCCCTTATATTAAAACCCTAAAATTACCTTCATACCAAATTGAATATGCCAAAAACGGCAAAAACTTTAAATGGAAATTAATAAAGAATAGCCCAAAAATGATTCGTGCGATTTGGGAAGAAAAAAGACTGATTAAAAAGTGGGTTAAAAAGCATGCTATTGATGGAATTATTTCTGATAATCGATTAGGTGTTTTTAGCAAAAAAGTACCTTCTGTATTTGTAACGCACCAGCTTAATGTTATGACAGGAAACACCACTTGGATAACGAGCAAATTACATCAAAATATTATAAAAAAATATACGGAATGTTGGGTTCCAGATGTTGCGACTTTACCTAATTTAACGGGCGAACTTGGGCATTTAAAAAAAGATTCTTTGAATCTTAAATATATTGGTCCTTTAAGTAGAATGCATAAAAAAGAAACCCCAAAGCAATATGATTTAATGATTATTCTTTCGGGTCCTGAACCTCAGCGTGGCCTATTAGAAGATAAACTAAAAACAGAAGTTGTTCATTATACCGGAAAAGTAGTTTTCATCAAAGGAATCATTCAAAAAGAGCAAACGAAAGAACAAATAGGAAATGTTACCTATTATAATTTCATGAATACACGTCAACTTGAGCAAACATTCAATGAAAGTGAAACCGTATTATGTCGTTCTGGATACACTACTATTATGGATTTAGCAAAACTAGAAAAAAAGGCTTTTTTTATTCCAACACCTGGTCAATATGAGCAAGAATATTTGGCAATAAAACTAGCGAACGAAGGATTGGTCCCTTATGCAACTCAAGAGGAGTTTAAAATGGAGGATGTATCCAAAATAAATACCTACAAAGGATTGCTAGCA